From a single Nematostella vectensis chromosome 3, jaNemVect1.1, whole genome shotgun sequence genomic region:
- the LOC5518685 gene encoding adenosine receptor A3 isoform X2 — MNNSTGALGSQALTPLAELVLWCIAYITIDACILIGNILTLIVFHLNKRLLRTRANYFLVNLAVADLLVGLIAVPMFTYYLGISGEYGGVVWNRYPFKISKVLDIFFGCASVFTITIIAIERVCSVCIPHIHRGVGSTAYFVVIVLVWMASAFVSLLNLLTVHKMIPFNAFFYTLLVLLCGSILIISVSYPVIGVRMKFRFANVDHHRKTNDQDRRLVLMLFLVTSLFILTWLPFHVLNTVTFFCMSCRFIPYEVPYFIKLLHYGNSLINPVIYSYLVPEFKKTISQLFKQKNASQCSQALYVSTY; from the coding sequence ATGAATAATTCTACTGGCGCCTTGGGGTCCCAGGCGCTAACACCCCTGGCGGAGCTGGTGCTATGGTGCATTGCATACATCACCATCGACGCGTGTATTCTAATCGGCAACATCCTCACCCTCATCGTCTTTCATCTCAATAAGCGTCTTCTGCGCACACGCGCCAACTATTTCCTGGTAAACCTTGCTGTAGCTGATCTCCTGGTTGGGCTGATTGCAGTGCCCATGTTCACCTATTATCTTGGGATATCTGGCGAATACGGCGGCGTGGTATGGAACAGGTACCCTTTCAAGATCAGCAAAGTGCTGGATATCTTCTTTGGCTGCGCGTCTGTGTTTACCATTACTATCATAGCCATTGAGCGCGTCTGTTCGGTATGCATACCTCATATACACCGGGGTGTTGGATCCACGGCTTACTTCGTGGTTATAGTGCTTGTATGGATGGCGTCTGCTTTTGTCAGCTTGTTGAATCTTTTGACCGTGCACAAGATGATCCCGTTCAATGCGTTCTTCTACACGCTGCTCGTGTTGCTGTGTGGCTCTATCCTCATCATTAGCGTCTCCTACCCCGTCATCGGAGTTCGCATGAAATTCCGCTTCGCCAATGTAGATCACCACAGGAAGACCAATGACCAAGACCGCCGCCTCGTCTTGATGCTCTTCTTGGTGACGTCATTGTTCATTCTGACTTGGCTACCGTTCCACGTGTTGAACACTGTGACGTTTTTCTGCATGTCTTGCCGGTTTATCCCGTATGAAGTGCCATACTTCATCAAGCTTTTGCACTATGGCAATTCACTAATCAACCCTGTCATTTATTCGTATCTCGTGCCGGAGTTTAAAAAGACGATATCACAGTTATTCAAACAGAAAAATGCTTCACAGTGCTCCCAGGCACTATATGTCTCAACGTATTGA
- the LOC5518734 gene encoding somatostatin receptor type 2, translating to MFSSKLNSTHNSSTNGSTVHVMDSSMSDAEIIAWCFAYVVVSILIIVGNSVAIVIFTTSKLMRKRTNYFLLSLAIADMMVGCLSLPMYIYNFVTYHRDSSEVIRGIFLTLDVFTGFASIFALAFIALERLYSVALPNWHHTTPSFVYTIVITVVWVLASLLASFRLMFTLGVIKEEVFFNTTTTCSFLSLAVIIIAYIGIGIKVKMRIHEKSKRAMEKDRKLAMTLCIVTLIYVVTWLPFYCMNVAFRFCKFEDTLCTEVPYKFVYFTKLLQYTNSFVNPIIYTFKIPEFRVALFQLIGRKARRRQSSALISMRDIKGSDRKNGHYKNGHNGNGNFNDAVFRKSRAESESVM from the coding sequence ATGTTTTCCAGCAAACTGAATAGCACTCACAACAGCTCGACGAATGGAAGCACGGTTCACGTGATGGACTCCTCCATGTCTGATGCGGAAATCATCGCCTGGTGCTTCGCTTACGTGGTCGTCTCCATCCTGATTATTGTCGGCAACTCTGTTGCCATAGTGATATTCACAACCAGCAAACTTATGCGCAAGCGCACCAACTACTTTCTGCTCAGCCTCGCTATCGCGGACATGATGGTGGGTTGCCTGTCGCTCCCGATGtatatttataattttgtGACCTATCACAGAGACTCATCAGAAGTGATTCGTGGTATCTTTTTGACACTCGACGTGTTTACCGGTTTCGCGTCCATTTTTGCGTTGGCGTTTATCGCGCTTGAGCGTCTTTACTCTGTGGCGCTACCGAACTGGCACCACACGACGCCTTCCTTCGTTTATACGATCGTTATCACGGTAGTATGGGTGCTCGCTAGCCTGCTTGCCTCCTTCCGCCTAATGTTCACCTTAGGAGTCATCAAGGAGGAAGTGTTCTTCAACACAACCACCACCTGTTCCTTCTTGTCTCTTGCTGTCATCATTATTGCGTACATAGGCATTGGAATCAAGGTGAAAATGAGGATTCACGAGAAGTCCAAGCGAGCTATGGAGAAGGACCGCAAACTCGCTATGACACTATGTATTGTGACTCTGATCTATGTGGTCACTTGGCTACCATTCTATTGCATGAATGTGGCATTTCGGTTCTGCAAATTTGAGGACACGTTGTGCACAGAGGTCCCCTACAAGTTTGTGTACTTTACCAAACTATTGCAATACACTAATAGTTTCGTCAACCCAATTATTTACACTTTTAAAATCCCAGAGTTCCGTGTGGCGCTCTTTCAACTTATTGGCAGAAAGGCCCGCCGACGCCAGAGTTCAGCTTTGATATCAATGAGGGATATTAAAGGAAGTGATCGGAAGAACGGCCATTACAAGAACGGTCATAATGGCAATGGGAACTTCAACGATGCGGTTTTCCGAAAATCTCGAGCTGAGTCCGAGTCAGTAATGTGA
- the LOC5518735 gene encoding dopamine receptor 2, whose protein sequence is MTDSPGKSHTLPRTVNLSESPGPTQTSLVSMDTTAWCVAYIVVAIVTIIGNSIVVAALTHAKFAHKARRLFLISLSAADMLVGAVALPMFVFLIYPSGNALASVSDQRLFSTCYRALDIFTGFASMFTLATISLEHVHAVIWPLEHRALRKRFYFLLVTTSWSLACVLACVFLLTYVGGLLREDIFVYSQTVLSFLSVVIICVSYTAVWIKMKCWVRKASQRLVGGQVHERNLSMALAIVTLVFVVTWLPFHTMNIIVNFQESLIRHVSSDVIYFTKLLHYSNSFINPIIYSLKLPEFRAAVKLIFRRIFKRVHETSL, encoded by the coding sequence ATGACCGACTCGCCTGGTAAAAGCCACACCCTACCCCGGACAGTAAACTTGTCAGAATCACCCGGACCTACGCAGACATCACTGGTTTCCATGGATACCACTGCTTGGTGCGTGGCGTACATCGTAGTTGCCATAGTTACGATAATTGGGAACAGCATTGTGGTGGCAGCCCTCACTCACGCTAAATTTGCGCACAAAGCCCGAAGATTGTTCCTGATCAGCCTTAGCGCCGCCGACATGCTCGTGGGCGCAGTAGCCTTACCCATGTTCGTGTTTTTGATTTATCCGTCCGGGAACGCGTTGGCGAGCGTGTCGGACCAGCGGCTGTTTTCTACCTGCTACCGCGCCTTAGATATATTCACAGGTTTCGCGTCCATGTTTACACTCGCCACCATCTCGCTAGAACACGTGCATGCCGTTATTTGGCCTCTCGAGCATCGCGCACTGCGCAAGCGCTTCTACTTCCTGCTGGTCACGACCTCGTGGAGTCTCGCGTGTGTTCTCGCGTGTGTGTTCCTGCTGACGTACGTGGGCGGCCTCCTCCGCGAGGATATCTTCGTGTACTCGCAGACTGTGCTCTCCTTCCTGTCTGTTGTCATCATATGCGTCAGCTACACCGCAGTGTGGATCAAGATGAAGTGCTGGGTACGCAAGGCGAGCCAGCGATTGGTCGGCGGTCAAGTCCATGAGCGCAACCTCTCTATGGCCCTCGCTATCGTCACCCTTGTCTTTGTAGTCACGTGGTTACCCTTCCACACGATGAATATTATTGTCAATTTTCAGGAATCACTAATACGTCACGTGTCAAGTGACGTCATATACTTTACTAAACTGCTTCACTATAGCAACAGTTTTATCAATCCAATTATATACTCGCTTAAACTACCAGAGTTCCGCGCGGCCGTCAAGCTTATTTTCAGGAGGATTTTCAAGCGTGTTCACGAAACAAGTTTGTGA
- the LOC5518685 gene encoding adenosine receptor A3 isoform X1, translated as MSLVGKAETSGATEAYGHNKEHLAWFYLYLQMNNSTGALGSQALTPLAELVLWCIAYITIDACILIGNILTLIVFHLNKRLLRTRANYFLVNLAVADLLVGLIAVPMFTYYLGISGEYGGVVWNRYPFKISKVLDIFFGCASVFTITIIAIERVCSVCIPHIHRGVGSTAYFVVIVLVWMASAFVSLLNLLTVHKMIPFNAFFYTLLVLLCGSILIISVSYPVIGVRMKFRFANVDHHRKTNDQDRRLVLMLFLVTSLFILTWLPFHVLNTVTFFCMSCRFIPYEVPYFIKLLHYGNSLINPVIYSYLVPEFKKTISQLFKQKNASQCSQALYVSTY; from the exons ATGAGCTTAGTAGGAAAAGCCGAGACGTCAGGAGCCACCGAGGCTTATGGACACAACAAAGAACATCTAGCTTGGTTTTACCTTTACCTTCAG ATGAATAATTCTACTGGCGCCTTGGGGTCCCAGGCGCTAACACCCCTGGCGGAGCTGGTGCTATGGTGCATTGCATACATCACCATCGACGCGTGTATTCTAATCGGCAACATCCTCACCCTCATCGTCTTTCATCTCAATAAGCGTCTTCTGCGCACACGCGCCAACTATTTCCTGGTAAACCTTGCTGTAGCTGATCTCCTGGTTGGGCTGATTGCAGTGCCCATGTTCACCTATTATCTTGGGATATCTGGCGAATACGGCGGCGTGGTATGGAACAGGTACCCTTTCAAGATCAGCAAAGTGCTGGATATCTTCTTTGGCTGCGCGTCTGTGTTTACCATTACTATCATAGCCATTGAGCGCGTCTGTTCGGTATGCATACCTCATATACACCGGGGTGTTGGATCCACGGCTTACTTCGTGGTTATAGTGCTTGTATGGATGGCGTCTGCTTTTGTCAGCTTGTTGAATCTTTTGACCGTGCACAAGATGATCCCGTTCAATGCGTTCTTCTACACGCTGCTCGTGTTGCTGTGTGGCTCTATCCTCATCATTAGCGTCTCCTACCCCGTCATCGGAGTTCGCATGAAATTCCGCTTCGCCAATGTAGATCACCACAGGAAGACCAATGACCAAGACCGCCGCCTCGTCTTGATGCTCTTCTTGGTGACGTCATTGTTCATTCTGACTTGGCTACCGTTCCACGTGTTGAACACTGTGACGTTTTTCTGCATGTCTTGCCGGTTTATCCCGTATGAAGTGCCATACTTCATCAAGCTTTTGCACTATGGCAATTCACTAATCAACCCTGTCATTTATTCGTATCTCGTGCCGGAGTTTAAAAAGACGATATCACAGTTATTCAAACAGAAAAATGCTTCACAGTGCTCCCAGGCACTATATGTCTCAACGTATTGA
- the LOC5518736 gene encoding steroid 17-alpha-hydroxylase/17,20 lyase isoform X2, whose product MLVEGAVFAVGLTLLIAVVMRKKQDANLPPGPPPLPLLGNMLDIWGSMPNIHLGFSKLAKHYGDIYTLYLQGNRVVVVGSAAIAREALVLRKDDFSGRPYSFIGDFFTRGCKDLAMADLSPTLKWQRKLVHTALRLYSPRLEGQVCEEVDGLIKRLKAANGNPIDPKHDLFLTILNVICNMVFGSCYSMNDPEFLQVVHYNQLGFRLLSPVSLVNIFPWLLKLPTQQARDFYYVRDVQGKILDQKFSQHKATFNSSNIRDFTDALLKARLEAVQENEAVHHMITEDHLIMTIADVFSAGAETMTTTLRWFIACLVNFPDVQKKIQNELDCVVGRHRLPTLEDRERLDYLEAVITEVHRYCTVTHLSLPHKATCDSHLHGYSIPKDTVIMFNVWQMHHDERYWDQPYRFDPTRFLDAKGKLVDVAGIKSFLPFSAGRRVCSGESLAKKELFLVTSRLLHQLTFTSPPGYPVPDLEGEVGMNHFPRPFEVCVNERY is encoded by the coding sequence ATGCTGGTAGAGGGTGCAGTATTTGCTGTTGGCCTGACGCTTTTGATCGCTGTTGTCATGCGCAAAAAACAGGATGCAAATCTCCCCCCAGGCCCTCCTCCCTTACCGTTGCTTGGCAACATGCTTGATATCTGGGGCTCAATGCCAAACATCCACCTGGGCTTTAGCAAGCTCGCAAAGCACTATGGGGATATTTACACGCTATATCTGCAAGGCAACCGCGTGGTGGTAGTCGGTTCCGCGGCCATCGCGCGCGAGGCTCTCGTTCTACGCAAGGATGACTTCTCAGGTAGACCTTACAGCTTCATTGGTGATTTCTTTACACGGGGATGCAAGGATTTGGCCATGGCAGATTTAAGTCCTACGCTTAAATGGCAGCGCAAGCTAGTTCACACAGCTCTGCGACTCTACAGTCCACGTCTTGAGGGACAAGTTTGCGAGGAAGTCGATGGGCTGATCAAGAGATTGAAGGCCGCAAATGGAAACCCTATTGAtccaaaacacgatttgttccTCACCATCCTCAACGTCATCTGTAACATGGTGTTTGGCAGCTGCTACTCAATGAATGACCcggaattcctgcaagttgtACACTATAACCAGTTGGGATTCCGTCTCCTCAGCCCAGTATCGCTCGTTAACATATTTCCCTGGCTCCTCAAACTACCCACGCAACAGGCTAGAGATTTCTATTACGTTCGCGACGTCCAGGGCAAAATTCTGGACCAAAAATTCAGCCAACATAAAGCGACATTCAACAGTAGTAACATCCGCGACTTCACTGATGCGTTGTTGAAAGCGAGACTTGAAGCAGTGCAGGAAAACGAGGCTGTGCATCACATGATCACTGAAGATCACCTGATCATGACCATCGCTGACGTCTTCTCTGCGGGCGCCGAAACTATGACAACCACACTACGTTGGTTTATCGCCTGCCTGGTGAACTTCCCAGATGTTCAAAAGAAAATCCAAAATGAGCTCGACTGTGTCGTTGGCCGGCACAGGCTACCCACCCTTGAAGACCGTGAAAGGCTGGACTACCTCGAGGCCGTGATCACCGAGGTCCACCGCTACTGCACCGTCACGCATCTGAGCCTGCCGCATAAAGCCACGTGCGACTCCCATCTCCATGGCTACAGCATCCCCAAGGACACGGTCATAATGTTCAACGTTTGGCAGATGCACCACGACGAGAGATACTGGGACCAGCCCTACCGGTTCGACCCAACGCGATTCCTGGACGCAAAAGGCAAACTGGTGGACGTGGCGGGAATCAAGAGTTTCCTTCCGTTCAGCGCCGGGAGAAGAGTGTGCAGCGGAGAGTCTTTAGCGAAGAAGGAACTGTTCCTCGTCACTTCAAGACTTCTGCACCAATTGACATTCACCAGCCCTCCCGGGTACCCTGTGCCTGACCTAGAGGGGGAGGTGGGCATGAATCACTTCCCAAGACCCTTTGAGGTCTGTGTAAACGAACGGTACTAA
- the LOC5518736 gene encoding steroid 17-alpha-hydroxylase/17,20 lyase isoform X1: MGLCNNSLYVPPLLQATSLLSVCRGAMLVEGAVFAVGLTLLIAVVMRKKQDANLPPGPPPLPLLGNMLDIWGSMPNIHLGFSKLAKHYGDIYTLYLQGNRVVVVGSAAIAREALVLRKDDFSGRPYSFIGDFFTRGCKDLAMADLSPTLKWQRKLVHTALRLYSPRLEGQVCEEVDGLIKRLKAANGNPIDPKHDLFLTILNVICNMVFGSCYSMNDPEFLQVVHYNQLGFRLLSPVSLVNIFPWLLKLPTQQARDFYYVRDVQGKILDQKFSQHKATFNSSNIRDFTDALLKARLEAVQENEAVHHMITEDHLIMTIADVFSAGAETMTTTLRWFIACLVNFPDVQKKIQNELDCVVGRHRLPTLEDRERLDYLEAVITEVHRYCTVTHLSLPHKATCDSHLHGYSIPKDTVIMFNVWQMHHDERYWDQPYRFDPTRFLDAKGKLVDVAGIKSFLPFSAGRRVCSGESLAKKELFLVTSRLLHQLTFTSPPGYPVPDLEGEVGMNHFPRPFEVCVNERY; encoded by the exons ATGGGGCTGTGTAATAACTCGCTGTATGTCCCGCCGCTGTTACAGGCTACATCTCTCTTGAG TGTTTGTCGGGGCGCGATGCTGGTAGAGGGTGCAGTATTTGCTGTTGGCCTGACGCTTTTGATCGCTGTTGTCATGCGCAAAAAACAGGATGCAAATCTCCCCCCAGGCCCTCCTCCCTTACCGTTGCTTGGCAACATGCTTGATATCTGGGGCTCAATGCCAAACATCCACCTGGGCTTTAGCAAGCTCGCAAAGCACTATGGGGATATTTACACGCTATATCTGCAAGGCAACCGCGTGGTGGTAGTCGGTTCCGCGGCCATCGCGCGCGAGGCTCTCGTTCTACGCAAGGATGACTTCTCAGGTAGACCTTACAGCTTCATTGGTGATTTCTTTACACGGGGATGCAAGGATTTGGCCATGGCAGATTTAAGTCCTACGCTTAAATGGCAGCGCAAGCTAGTTCACACAGCTCTGCGACTCTACAGTCCACGTCTTGAGGGACAAGTTTGCGAGGAAGTCGATGGGCTGATCAAGAGATTGAAGGCCGCAAATGGAAACCCTATTGAtccaaaacacgatttgttccTCACCATCCTCAACGTCATCTGTAACATGGTGTTTGGCAGCTGCTACTCAATGAATGACCcggaattcctgcaagttgtACACTATAACCAGTTGGGATTCCGTCTCCTCAGCCCAGTATCGCTCGTTAACATATTTCCCTGGCTCCTCAAACTACCCACGCAACAGGCTAGAGATTTCTATTACGTTCGCGACGTCCAGGGCAAAATTCTGGACCAAAAATTCAGCCAACATAAAGCGACATTCAACAGTAGTAACATCCGCGACTTCACTGATGCGTTGTTGAAAGCGAGACTTGAAGCAGTGCAGGAAAACGAGGCTGTGCATCACATGATCACTGAAGATCACCTGATCATGACCATCGCTGACGTCTTCTCTGCGGGCGCCGAAACTATGACAACCACACTACGTTGGTTTATCGCCTGCCTGGTGAACTTCCCAGATGTTCAAAAGAAAATCCAAAATGAGCTCGACTGTGTCGTTGGCCGGCACAGGCTACCCACCCTTGAAGACCGTGAAAGGCTGGACTACCTCGAGGCCGTGATCACCGAGGTCCACCGCTACTGCACCGTCACGCATCTGAGCCTGCCGCATAAAGCCACGTGCGACTCCCATCTCCATGGCTACAGCATCCCCAAGGACACGGTCATAATGTTCAACGTTTGGCAGATGCACCACGACGAGAGATACTGGGACCAGCCCTACCGGTTCGACCCAACGCGATTCCTGGACGCAAAAGGCAAACTGGTGGACGTGGCGGGAATCAAGAGTTTCCTTCCGTTCAGCGCCGGGAGAAGAGTGTGCAGCGGAGAGTCTTTAGCGAAGAAGGAACTGTTCCTCGTCACTTCAAGACTTCTGCACCAATTGACATTCACCAGCCCTCCCGGGTACCCTGTGCCTGACCTAGAGGGGGAGGTGGGCATGAATCACTTCCCAAGACCCTTTGAGGTCTGTGTAAACGAACGGTACTAA